A window of the Podospora bellae-mahoneyi strain CBS 112042 chromosome 6, whole genome shotgun sequence genome harbors these coding sequences:
- a CDS encoding hypothetical protein (antiSMASH:Cluster_2; EggNog:ENOG503PTCK; COG:S), with translation MCDNPPDSGTPFCAPENGAQLQTGNIVGVIWSPLFFATSPTSRPRQIRIQADFFPFNTPLSRLNSTMSTGTEGFTSNVLNPALGTFNWSILDSYIDDADVPSLIAVLSIAEPFTDSDGNGTVLEGNDRFPGPTVTLVRGPTRPTSTNAVNGGTINAPPSPASENTGPSPITIALPILFGFLTAITLACCMVYKRRHPSFKVGEMATKWMGRSGRGGFGGLRAASGYGQGRSQRQRMGGGGGGGLRGKDIKVVTTDIQGLRMNAVNMMAGQNQQQGRNVFREEVRRQERRDGDGDVLGV, from the exons ATGTGTGACAACCCACCGGACAGCGGCACACCTTTCTGCGCTCCCGAAAACGGCGCGCAACTCCAAACAGGAAATATCGTTGGAG TAATCTGgtcccccctcttcttcgcaacctcacccacctcacGCCCTCGCCAAATCCGCATCCAAGCCgacttcttccccttcaacaccccTCTGTCACGCCTAAACTCGACCATGAGCACCGGCACAGAAGGCTTCACCTCCAACGTCCTCAACCCCGCCCTCGGCACCTTCAACTGGTCAATCCTCGATTCTTATATTGACGACGCCGATGTCCCGTCTTTGATCGCCGTCCTCTCCATCGCAGAACCTTTCACCGACTCAGACGGGAATGGTACAGTCCTCGAAGGCAACGACCGCTTCCCTGGCCCAACCGTGACTCTTGTTCGAGGGCCCACACGACCTACGAGTACTAACGCGGTCAATGGAGGGACGATCAACGCGCCGCCCTCTCCTGCGAGTGAGAATACAGGTCCAagccccatcaccatcgcaCTCCCGATCTTGTTTGGTTTTTTGACGGCTATCACGTTGGCGTGCTGCATGGTCTACAAACGAAGACATCCATCGTTCAAGGTAGGTGAGATGGCAACAAAGTGGATGGGCAGAAGCGGTCGCGGAGGGTTCGGTGGTTTGAGAGCCGCGTCGGGTTACGGGCAGGGACGGAGCCAGCGGCAgcggatgggtggtggtggtggtggtgggttgagaGGGAAGGACATCAAAGTTGTGACGACGGATATCCAAGGGTTGAGGATGAATGCGGTGAATATGATGGCGGGCCAGAATCAGCAGCAAGGGAGGAATGTGTtcagggaggaggtgcgACGGCAGGAGAGGCgcgatggggatggtgatgtgtTGGGTGTGTGA